A part of Tardiphaga sp. vice304 genomic DNA contains:
- the ribB gene encoding 3,4-dihydroxy-2-butanone-4-phosphate synthase, producing MAHPIPEVLQAFALGEMVVVTDDDDREGEGDLIVAAAFCTAEKMAFIIRHTSGIVCAPITTEDARRLRLDPMVMNNDSNHTTAFTVSIDYKPDNGTGISADERASCCRALANPNAGANDFSRPGHIFPLIAREGGVLMRSGHTEAAVDLCKLANLAPVGVISELMNDDGTVMKGQQVVDFAAKHGLKHVTIADMIAHRQAREKLIERVSSFITDSPIGPLQGYSYRSPFDPIHHVAFVYGHVGAGKNVLTRFHKPNIVKDIFFGPKHLQSVLEHFKKAGSGVLVYLRDGAAGVPVTPIDAPSSAEADRNKQWREIGVGAQILRDLGVTSIRNLSSSSHEYMGLSGFGIEIVCNEQLDGDTPKT from the coding sequence ATGGCCCATCCGATTCCCGAAGTCCTGCAAGCCTTTGCCCTGGGCGAAATGGTCGTGGTCACCGACGATGACGACCGCGAGGGCGAAGGCGACCTGATCGTCGCAGCCGCATTCTGCACCGCGGAGAAGATGGCCTTCATCATCCGCCATACCTCCGGCATCGTGTGCGCGCCGATCACCACCGAGGACGCCCGCCGCCTGCGGCTCGATCCGATGGTGATGAACAACGACTCGAACCACACCACCGCCTTTACCGTTTCGATCGACTACAAGCCCGACAACGGCACCGGGATCTCCGCCGACGAGCGCGCCTCCTGCTGCCGCGCGCTGGCCAATCCCAATGCCGGCGCCAATGATTTCTCGCGCCCCGGCCACATCTTTCCGCTGATCGCGCGGGAAGGTGGCGTGTTGATGCGCTCCGGCCATACCGAGGCCGCGGTCGATCTGTGCAAGCTTGCCAATCTGGCGCCGGTCGGCGTCATCAGCGAGCTGATGAACGATGACGGCACCGTGATGAAGGGTCAGCAGGTCGTCGATTTCGCGGCGAAGCATGGCCTCAAGCACGTCACCATCGCCGACATGATCGCCCATCGCCAGGCCCGTGAGAAACTCATCGAGCGCGTCTCCAGCTTTATCACCGACAGCCCGATCGGACCGCTGCAGGGCTATTCCTACCGCTCGCCGTTCGACCCGATCCATCACGTCGCCTTCGTCTACGGCCATGTCGGCGCAGGCAAGAACGTGCTGACCCGGTTTCACAAGCCCAACATCGTCAAGGACATATTCTTCGGCCCGAAGCATCTGCAGAGTGTGCTGGAGCACTTCAAGAAGGCCGGCAGCGGCGTGCTGGTCTATCTGCGCGATGGCGCTGCCGGCGTGCCGGTGACGCCGATCGATGCCCCGTCCTCGGCGGAGGCCGACCGTAACAAGCAGTGGCGCGAGATCGGCGTCGGCGCCCAGATCCTGCGCGATCTCGGCGTCACCTCGATCCGCAACCTGAGCTCATCGAGCCACGAATATATGGGCCTGTCCGGTTTCGGTATCGAGATCGTCTGCAACGAACAGCTTGATGGCGATACGCCAAAGACCTAA
- a CDS encoding MFS transporter, whose amino-acid sequence MPTEVTTMERDARGINATHGVVAPGEIAIGVIIGRTSEFFDFFVYAIASVLVFPKLVFPNTDPLMGTLYSFAIFALAFIARPIGSLIFIWVDREYGRGMKLTIAIFLLGGSTAAVAFLPGHAQIGAWSGIMLALFRIGQGVALGGAWDGLASLLALNAPEGKRGWYAMIPQLGAPIGLMIASALFAFFLTSLSAADFLDWGWRYPFFVAFAINVVALFARLRIVSTTEYTNLFESRELQPSPVIETVRHQGRNVLIGAFAPLASFALFHMVTVFPLSWVFLYTKEDPVRFLMIEIVGAVFGILAMFASGYIADRIGRRSLLGSCAVAIAVFSGFAPQLLDGGTVGEVVFMVTGFILLGFSFGQSSGVVSSNFGTTYRYTGSALTSDLAWLVGAGFAPFVALYLANHFGLLAAGAYLLSGALATLIALGINKELAQKN is encoded by the coding sequence ATGCCCACCGAAGTGACGACGATGGAACGCGATGCCAGGGGCATCAACGCGACGCACGGCGTGGTTGCGCCGGGCGAAATCGCCATTGGCGTGATCATCGGCCGAACCTCGGAGTTCTTCGACTTCTTCGTCTATGCGATCGCCTCGGTGCTGGTGTTTCCGAAACTGGTGTTTCCGAATACCGATCCCCTGATGGGGACGCTGTATTCCTTTGCCATCTTCGCGCTGGCCTTCATCGCCCGCCCGATCGGTTCGCTGATCTTCATCTGGGTCGACCGTGAGTACGGCCGCGGCATGAAGCTGACGATCGCCATATTCCTGCTCGGCGGCTCCACCGCCGCCGTCGCCTTCCTGCCCGGACACGCCCAGATCGGCGCCTGGTCGGGCATCATGCTGGCGCTGTTCCGGATCGGTCAGGGCGTGGCGTTGGGCGGCGCCTGGGACGGCCTGGCCTCGCTGCTGGCGCTGAACGCGCCGGAAGGCAAGCGCGGCTGGTATGCGATGATCCCGCAGCTCGGCGCGCCGATCGGCCTGATGATCGCCAGCGCGCTGTTCGCCTTCTTCCTCACCAGCCTGTCGGCGGCCGATTTCCTCGACTGGGGCTGGCGTTATCCGTTTTTCGTGGCCTTCGCGATCAACGTGGTCGCGCTGTTCGCCCGGCTGCGCATCGTATCGACCACGGAATACACCAACCTGTTCGAGAGCCGCGAATTGCAGCCCTCGCCGGTGATCGAGACCGTGCGCCACCAGGGCCGCAATGTGCTGATCGGCGCTTTTGCGCCGCTGGCGAGCTTTGCGCTGTTCCACATGGTCACGGTGTTCCCGCTGTCCTGGGTGTTCCTCTATACCAAGGAAGACCCGGTACGCTTCCTGATGATCGAGATCGTCGGCGCCGTATTCGGCATCCTGGCGATGTTTGCGTCCGGCTATATTGCCGACCGCATCGGCCGCCGTTCGCTGCTTGGCAGCTGCGCGGTGGCGATCGCCGTGTTCAGCGGTTTTGCCCCGCAATTGCTCGACGGCGGCACCGTCGGCGAAGTGGTCTTCATGGTCACCGGCTTCATCCTGCTCGGCTTCTCGTTCGGCCAGTCGTCCGGCGTGGTGTCGTCGAATTTCGGCACGACGTACCGCTACACCGGCTCGGCCCTGACGTCGGATCTTGCCTGGCTGGTCGGCGCCGGCTTCGCGCCGTTCGTCGCGCTGTATCTGGCCAACCATTTCGGGCTGCTGGCCGCCGGCGCCTATCTGCTGTCGGGCGCGCTGGCCACGCTGATCGCGCTCGGGATCAACAAGGAGCTCGCTCAGAAGAACTGA